From Tiliqua scincoides isolate rTilSci1 chromosome 2, rTilSci1.hap2, whole genome shotgun sequence, the proteins below share one genomic window:
- the DSN1 gene encoding kinetochore-associated protein DSN1 homolog translates to MEGGERRQGCAEENLPKDLSQQGNQSGFEDGQKVIEASEYVPSQEKREVDCFIKPDETISSSSGVWATQQDNPPGLLEETGKKKHHLDPIPKNEGTHGQSPKRESLQKCSPGTGQASTSFNVSFTCLPSPRVARRSWRRSSLKQGANRRKSLPPLQADVTELSKAISLDLPEPDRLMALLLSSFQYSAQKLKHSLRLTEGFNPEIFEQQVNLLSEELQHCTKRLKLDGTLQKCLEEPGGGPSDPALDASVAALKEHIVRFSAEDQAWDQLLLSYQQSAEEISRQLQQCKLKQVSKEAFSCLGTSQAHVLQSKPDYQKILDCQGEVFDCMELVLDEIHQVMKICQTYTEDVTQFLQKLSVQLASKTFQRLENSPARKLLRLPQTKASVTEPPEG, encoded by the exons ATGGAGGGCGGCGAACGGCGCCAGGGCTG TGCAGAAGAGAACCTTCCTAAGGACCTGTCCCAACAG GGTAACCAGTCCGGCTTTGAGGATGGGCAGAAGGTCATTGAGGCATCAG AATATGTGCCCAGCCAGGAGAAAAGGGAGGTTGATTGCTTTATTAAACCAGATGAAACTATTAGTTCCAGCTCTGGGGTCTGGGCTACCCAACAagacaaccctcctgggctgttGGAAGAAACCGGCAAGAAAAAACACCATTTAGACCCCATACCAAAGAATGAAGGTACCCATGGCCAGAGCCCAAAGAGAGAATCTCTCCAGAAATGCAGTCCTGGAACTGGTCAGGCTTCTACTTCATTTAATGTATCCTTCACATGTCTCCCGAGCCCACGAGTTGCCCGTCGATCCTGGCGCCGCAGCAGTCTGAAGCAAGGTGCTAATCGTCGGAAGTCCCTGCCACCTCTTCAAGCAGATGTTACTG AACTGAGCAAAGCAATTAGTCTGGACTTGCCAGAGCCAGACAGGCTGATGGCGCTTCTCCTCTCCAGCTTCCAG taCTCTGCCCAGAAACTTAAGCACTCCCTAAGGCTGACAGAAGGTTTTAATCCTGAAATTTTTGAACAACAAG TGAACTTGCTTTCAGAAGAGCTGCAGCATTGCACAAAGAGACTGAAACTAGATGGGACGCTACAAAAATGCCTTGAGGAGCCCGGAGG AGGTCCATCAGATCCTGCATTGGATGCATCAGTTGCTGCCTTGAAGGAGCACATAGTCAG GTTCTCTGCAGAGGATCAAGCTTGGGATCAGCTACTTCTATCTTACCAGCAAAGTGCTGAGGAAATATCCAG GCAACTACAGCAGTGCAAGCTGAAGCAGGTGTCAAAGGAGGCTTTTAGCTGTCTTGGGACATCCCAGGCACATGTGCTTCAATCCAAGCCAGACTACCAGAAAATACTGGATTGTCAAGGAGAGGTCTTTGACTGCATGGAGCTAGTG CTAGATGAGATCCATCAGGTGATGAAGATCTGCCAAACCTATACAGAAGATGTTACACAGTTTCTTCAGAAGTTATCAGTGCAACTTG